A region of Streptomyces sp. R44 DNA encodes the following proteins:
- a CDS encoding Pycsar system effector family protein: MSTPEPTPDRAPVPAPVPPAELRFMAERLLATVREDIGRADTKAAILLSGALAFLAVVFSGDRAPLPTAGTGLAFLLAAGALWTAGVLMLVSVVLPRTRIGADRTLLRELTAGPSAPALRERLGASGTDATDWLLEQAGVHGLVLAAKYRWLRLGVLALVLGALLALFSELW, translated from the coding sequence ATGAGCACCCCGGAACCCACTCCCGACCGGGCCCCCGTCCCCGCCCCCGTACCGCCCGCGGAGCTGCGGTTCATGGCCGAACGGCTCCTCGCCACCGTCCGGGAGGACATCGGCCGGGCCGACACCAAGGCCGCGATCCTGCTCTCCGGCGCCCTCGCGTTCCTCGCCGTCGTGTTCTCCGGGGACCGCGCCCCGCTGCCCACGGCCGGCACCGGACTCGCGTTCCTCCTCGCGGCGGGCGCGCTGTGGACGGCCGGGGTCCTGATGCTCGTCTCGGTCGTCCTGCCGCGCACCCGGATCGGCGCGGACCGCACGCTCCTGCGCGAGCTGACGGCCGGCCCGTCCGCGCCCGCGCTCCGGGAACGGCTCGGCGCGTCCGGCACGGACGCCACCGACTGGCTCCTCGAACAGGCCGGCGTGCACGGGCTCGTGCTCGCGGCGAAGTACCGGTGGCTGCGCCTGGGCGTGCTCGCGCTCGTGCTCGGCGCCCTCCTGGCCCTCTTCAGCGAACTGTGGTGA
- a CDS encoding VWA domain-containing protein: protein MREKMQWNTKGSALLLAGALLALSGPLGAPAAGALDAPRTALTTARTVADPAEGPDPIDFAVVVDQSASLAEKDLARETEAAALLSQGEISERSRATVIGFGSSEKPGQSPVNDVCPLTVADAAGREQLSTCVQRLGRRDAARMGPGTDFPAAVRQAVTRLTEGGTRTPAVPKVVFLLTDGKLDVADSPEYGTDRDTRQSNGARRLTEELARARAAGVQIWPLGFGSEIDRSALTAMAEGGYRGACSDISGSVPRMRVVGTSAEIDKALQETFAAARCARIAEGTVGKPPADLTVTIPPIATDGSLTVAKHDPKVRVTYFDPAGRKVPVRGEFDGSTFEVSGQDGPVEALRVKDPLPGRWRVHIEAPEGHRDREVAVRAIWQGRLRSDVTLDPASPRAGEKVTVQVRMQTRRGVVITDPQQLAGLTASAEVAGAGFTPFTFKLADDGRAPDTKAGDVRFTGTFTLPAGATGDLELVTRMAAPGITSDRRPVHARRGPDVPVLTAGLTVERVTVHPGETVRGTLDVTNNDSAPHTLKLALQDQTPGAELTLAPTRVTAVAGRSTQVPFTVTLAAGTALGELGGRVAVVDTGDGDTVLDTAFLDVLVVAPPTWWDRWWKAVVGGAVLVLVLGVLTGIRLVARRRRRDLTGIKLELFDGDRSLFVLIIRKGQSENGTFSFTVDEPYGGSPMLRHVRGAAASTAHVLRRTGSGELLLRPRGGGQVPVRPGEPIGLGEHELVVQGGRVPTPRRSRPPRRPDPGTGRGGGTGPGADPGAGTGPDTGSGAGPGTGSSSGATGTGGADTYDVNF, encoded by the coding sequence GTGAGAGAGAAGATGCAGTGGAACACCAAGGGGAGCGCCCTGCTCCTCGCCGGGGCGCTCCTCGCGCTCTCCGGCCCGCTCGGGGCGCCCGCCGCCGGGGCCCTCGACGCGCCCCGTACAGCCCTCACCACCGCCCGTACGGTCGCCGACCCCGCCGAGGGGCCCGACCCGATCGACTTCGCCGTCGTCGTCGACCAGTCGGCGAGCCTCGCCGAGAAGGACCTGGCGCGCGAGACCGAGGCCGCCGCGCTGCTCAGCCAGGGCGAGATATCGGAGCGCTCCCGGGCCACCGTCATCGGCTTCGGCAGCTCCGAGAAGCCCGGCCAGTCGCCCGTGAACGACGTCTGCCCGCTCACCGTCGCCGACGCGGCGGGCCGCGAGCAGCTCAGCACCTGCGTCCAGCGGCTGGGCCGCCGCGACGCCGCCCGCATGGGACCCGGCACCGACTTCCCCGCCGCCGTCCGGCAGGCCGTCACGCGCCTCACCGAGGGCGGGACCAGGACACCGGCCGTGCCCAAGGTCGTCTTCCTGCTCACCGACGGAAAACTGGACGTCGCCGACAGCCCGGAGTACGGCACCGACCGGGACACCCGCCAGTCCAACGGCGCGCGGCGGCTCACCGAGGAACTCGCCCGCGCCCGCGCCGCCGGCGTCCAGATCTGGCCGCTCGGCTTCGGCAGCGAGATCGACCGCTCCGCGCTCACCGCGATGGCCGAGGGCGGCTACCGGGGCGCCTGCTCCGACATCTCCGGGTCCGTCCCCCGTATGCGGGTCGTGGGCACCTCCGCCGAGATCGACAAGGCGCTCCAAGAGACCTTCGCCGCCGCCCGCTGCGCCCGGATCGCCGAGGGCACCGTCGGGAAACCGCCCGCCGACCTGACCGTGACCATCCCGCCGATCGCCACCGACGGCTCCCTCACGGTCGCCAAGCACGACCCGAAGGTGCGGGTCACCTACTTCGACCCCGCGGGCCGCAAGGTGCCCGTACGGGGCGAGTTCGACGGCTCGACCTTCGAGGTGAGCGGCCAGGACGGGCCCGTCGAGGCGCTGCGCGTGAAGGACCCGCTGCCCGGCCGCTGGCGCGTGCACATCGAGGCGCCGGAGGGCCACCGCGACCGGGAGGTCGCCGTCCGGGCCATCTGGCAGGGCCGCCTCCGCTCCGACGTCACCCTCGACCCGGCGTCCCCGCGCGCGGGGGAGAAGGTCACCGTGCAGGTGCGGATGCAGACCCGGCGCGGCGTCGTCATCACCGATCCGCAGCAGCTGGCCGGTCTCACGGCCTCGGCCGAGGTCGCCGGCGCGGGCTTCACCCCCTTCACCTTCAAGCTCGCCGACGACGGGCGGGCCCCCGACACGAAGGCCGGGGACGTCCGCTTCACCGGCACCTTCACCCTGCCCGCCGGGGCCACCGGCGACCTGGAGCTCGTCACGCGCATGGCCGCGCCCGGCATCACCTCCGACCGGCGCCCGGTGCACGCCCGGCGCGGCCCCGACGTACCGGTGCTGACCGCGGGGCTCACCGTCGAACGCGTCACCGTGCACCCGGGCGAGACCGTCCGCGGCACCCTCGACGTCACCAACAACGACTCCGCGCCGCACACCCTGAAGCTCGCCCTCCAGGACCAGACGCCGGGCGCCGAGCTCACCCTCGCCCCGACGCGGGTCACCGCCGTCGCGGGGCGCAGCACCCAGGTCCCCTTCACGGTGACCCTCGCGGCCGGCACGGCCCTCGGCGAACTCGGCGGCCGGGTCGCGGTCGTGGACACCGGCGACGGCGACACCGTCCTCGACACCGCCTTCCTCGACGTCCTCGTGGTGGCGCCGCCCACCTGGTGGGACCGCTGGTGGAAGGCCGTCGTCGGCGGCGCCGTCCTCGTCCTCGTCCTCGGTGTCCTCACCGGGATCCGGCTCGTCGCCCGGCGCCGCCGCCGCGACCTCACCGGGATCAAGCTCGAACTGTTCGACGGCGACCGTTCCCTGTTCGTCCTGATCATCCGCAAGGGGCAGAGCGAGAACGGAACCTTCTCCTTCACCGTCGACGAGCCGTACGGCGGGTCGCCGATGCTCCGCCACGTCCGGGGCGCCGCGGCCTCCACCGCCCACGTACTGCGCCGCACCGGCTCCGGCGAACTGCTGCTGCGGCCCCGGGGCGGCGGGCAGGTGCCGGTCAGGCCCGGCGAGCCGATCGGCCTCGGGGAGCACGAACTCGTCGTCCAGGGCGGCCGCGTGCCCACCCCGCGCAGGAGCCGGCCCCCGCGACGGCCCGACCCCGGCACGGGACGCGGCGGCGGCACGGGACCGGGCGCGGACCCCGGCGCCGGCACCGGCCCCGATACGGGATCGGGCGCCGGTCCCGGAACCGGTTCCTCCTCCGGGGCGACCGGAACCGGCGGGGCCGACACCTACGACGTGAACTTCTGA
- a CDS encoding tubulin-like doman-containing protein codes for MKIYQPMLFVGLGGTGGKIGTELERQLRRELCGPDGTDLVDGGRRLPFQLPDCLQFVYADFSEGELLGYPQFRAKGAEGAAFARTSRMVRDLLPTDFDSSPEVTRMLRVSLHEETRLWLPPQARQPRVAPLNNGAGQLPTVGRSALFATLRSGLEPVLRQLREAIGAIGQAAGDLKRVGGGRIRGCDVFVAFSVAGGTGAGIFYDFIHLIGHEFRNAKVPGVKIYPLVVMPSAFPPEAGGGREAELNAARALVDLSRLVDDQNVPDALDTVGDVEERGRLSVTYPGDGVVALRPATMQTAFLFSKPAVIGSEDLRRSITAMVMSLIGTELGEDTGSGNRSDDDYQSFAASFINKAVERSTPARSGIGYRGMSTSLAASLTVPVDDLAEIVAARLLAQAVRGMAERARRPARDGQDMVRDLFTRSGIGRLWSREAPDVPLPEQLPRGSRDISQELRHRLNDMEDSLQRLDVQLSREIPRLTEDFRPGSGARELLGLVGPFQLLTVLAGLPGHPDRVAREGFTGMLDNRRNEPERPPNVQAAAPNIPHIKRSVGGVVPARWTDPDVQDTLAAQQAWYQWRARVLWHRGWQAGENQWRPSLNRVTAEVAELAKVLRAHEQDEAKSFADSRRELYRDDRAGIAYLLPPQNTLRAFYDDVIDRLAQSEGLPETTDAATLLDRLVAPDDWRRALDAVRRSPGAAVKEIKQVVERRVKRLFGEANEDVFARPLLPSMELLLRAAAGDETAEAKVDPRWLDQFRSRLAGLLPVGFIPDGSGPLKILIVHPASESDGRAAGFLAQELNLPARVFPECRAVDTDSITVVFFRSGMNLTDISEVRSVLSVWSEARDSSGEEDFLHWRQRLGYQDDWLVSTEQDRQRILHRLLCAMWNGHIAAEGRADSPDLVRIRLQEGEGATMSLRLEGFDGSLSSWAGLLRAYERWALLDEGQIIEQFCERLMRALPQGLAQVPAPPSPLFTHFVENVAPRQLALIDEIAAEYGEADSEWLAPLRHFWSVTYPGALDMRFPTAVRPTRATLRALYERHGPRRGQGQGRGQEPRRRRGQGQGQGQGYVPEARHEPRPRPRYESPSRYESGAGYAPRPRYYEDDESGLGRDTDAGELRDDGRAYEEGRAYESRSRYDDGRVYESRSGYDDGPAHDSRSGYDDGAGRGNHGRRDPRSAYAKGPTSPPPPSAYEGDWELDPEPAFGPDDEGYETGYQTGFETDYETDYETDDERGYGTGHGPGSGPAHDEPHRRDRAGEEE; via the coding sequence ATGAAGATCTACCAGCCCATGCTCTTCGTCGGACTCGGCGGCACCGGCGGAAAGATCGGCACCGAGCTCGAACGTCAGCTCCGCCGGGAGCTGTGCGGACCCGACGGCACCGACCTCGTCGACGGCGGCCGCCGGCTCCCCTTCCAGCTGCCCGACTGCCTCCAGTTCGTCTACGCCGACTTCAGCGAGGGCGAGCTGCTGGGCTACCCCCAGTTCCGGGCCAAGGGCGCCGAGGGCGCCGCCTTCGCCCGTACCTCCCGCATGGTCCGCGACCTGCTGCCCACCGACTTCGACTCCTCGCCCGAGGTGACCCGCATGCTGCGCGTCTCCCTCCACGAGGAGACCCGGCTCTGGCTGCCGCCGCAGGCCCGCCAGCCGCGCGTCGCCCCCCTCAACAACGGGGCGGGACAGCTGCCGACCGTCGGGCGCTCCGCGCTCTTCGCGACCCTCCGCTCCGGACTCGAACCCGTCCTGCGGCAGCTCCGCGAGGCCATCGGCGCCATCGGGCAGGCGGCCGGCGACCTCAAGCGGGTCGGCGGCGGCCGCATCCGGGGCTGCGACGTCTTCGTCGCCTTCTCCGTCGCCGGCGGCACCGGCGCCGGCATCTTCTACGACTTCATCCACCTCATCGGGCACGAGTTCCGCAACGCCAAGGTGCCCGGCGTGAAGATCTACCCGCTCGTCGTCATGCCCTCCGCGTTCCCGCCCGAGGCGGGCGGCGGACGCGAGGCCGAACTCAACGCCGCCCGCGCCCTCGTGGACCTCTCGCGGCTCGTCGACGACCAGAACGTGCCCGACGCCCTCGACACCGTCGGCGACGTCGAGGAACGCGGCCGGCTCAGCGTCACCTACCCCGGCGACGGGGTCGTCGCCCTGCGCCCCGCCACCATGCAGACCGCCTTCCTCTTCTCCAAGCCGGCGGTCATCGGCAGCGAGGACCTGCGCCGCTCCATCACCGCCATGGTGATGTCGCTGATCGGCACCGAACTCGGCGAGGACACCGGGTCGGGGAACCGCTCCGACGACGACTACCAGTCCTTCGCCGCCAGCTTCATCAACAAGGCCGTGGAACGTTCGACCCCGGCCCGCTCCGGCATCGGCTACCGCGGCATGTCCACCAGCCTCGCCGCCTCCCTCACCGTGCCCGTCGACGACCTCGCCGAGATCGTCGCCGCCCGGCTCCTCGCCCAGGCCGTCCGCGGCATGGCCGAACGGGCCCGCCGACCCGCCCGGGACGGACAGGACATGGTCCGGGACCTCTTCACCCGCTCCGGCATCGGCCGGCTGTGGAGCCGCGAGGCGCCGGACGTCCCCCTGCCCGAGCAACTGCCCCGCGGCAGCCGGGACATCAGCCAGGAGCTCCGGCACCGGCTCAACGACATGGAGGACTCCCTCCAGCGCCTCGACGTCCAGCTCTCCCGCGAGATCCCCCGCCTCACCGAGGACTTCAGGCCCGGCTCGGGCGCCCGCGAACTCCTCGGTCTCGTCGGCCCGTTCCAGCTGCTGACCGTCCTCGCCGGCCTGCCCGGCCACCCCGACCGGGTGGCCAGGGAGGGCTTCACCGGCATGCTCGACAACCGGCGCAACGAGCCCGAGCGGCCCCCGAACGTCCAGGCCGCCGCCCCCAACATCCCCCACATCAAGCGCAGCGTCGGCGGAGTCGTACCGGCCCGGTGGACCGACCCCGACGTCCAGGACACCCTCGCCGCCCAGCAGGCCTGGTACCAGTGGCGCGCCCGCGTCCTGTGGCACCGCGGCTGGCAGGCCGGCGAGAACCAGTGGCGGCCCTCCCTCAACCGCGTCACCGCCGAGGTCGCCGAACTCGCCAAGGTGCTCCGCGCGCACGAGCAGGACGAGGCGAAGTCCTTCGCCGACAGCCGCCGCGAGCTCTACCGCGACGACCGCGCCGGCATCGCCTACCTGCTGCCCCCGCAGAACACCCTGCGCGCCTTCTACGACGACGTCATCGACCGCCTCGCCCAGAGCGAGGGCCTCCCGGAGACCACCGACGCCGCGACCCTCCTCGACCGGCTGGTCGCGCCCGACGACTGGCGGCGCGCCCTCGACGCCGTCCGCCGCTCGCCCGGGGCGGCCGTGAAGGAGATCAAGCAGGTCGTCGAGCGGCGGGTCAAGCGCCTCTTCGGCGAGGCAAACGAGGACGTCTTCGCCCGTCCCCTGCTGCCCTCCATGGAGCTGCTGCTCCGGGCCGCCGCGGGCGACGAGACCGCCGAGGCGAAGGTCGACCCGCGCTGGCTCGACCAGTTCCGCTCCCGGCTCGCCGGACTCCTCCCGGTCGGCTTCATCCCGGACGGCAGCGGCCCGCTCAAGATCCTCATCGTGCACCCGGCGAGCGAGTCCGACGGCCGCGCCGCCGGCTTCCTCGCGCAGGAACTCAACCTGCCCGCCCGGGTGTTCCCCGAGTGCCGGGCCGTCGACACCGACTCCATCACCGTCGTCTTCTTCCGCAGCGGCATGAACCTCACCGACATCTCCGAGGTCCGCAGCGTCCTCAGCGTCTGGTCCGAGGCCCGCGACTCCAGCGGCGAGGAGGACTTCCTGCACTGGCGCCAGCGGCTCGGCTACCAGGACGACTGGCTCGTCTCCACCGAACAGGACCGGCAGCGCATCCTCCACCGGCTGCTCTGCGCCATGTGGAACGGCCACATCGCCGCCGAGGGCCGGGCCGACTCCCCGGACCTCGTCCGGATCCGCCTCCAGGAGGGCGAGGGCGCGACCATGTCGCTGCGCCTGGAGGGCTTCGACGGCTCGCTCTCCAGCTGGGCGGGGCTGCTGCGCGCGTACGAGCGCTGGGCGCTGCTCGACGAGGGGCAGATCATCGAGCAGTTCTGCGAACGGCTCATGCGCGCCCTGCCCCAGGGCCTCGCCCAGGTCCCCGCGCCCCCGTCGCCGCTCTTCACCCACTTCGTGGAGAACGTCGCCCCGCGCCAGCTCGCCCTCATCGACGAGATCGCGGCCGAGTACGGCGAGGCGGACAGCGAATGGCTCGCGCCGCTCCGCCACTTCTGGTCGGTCACCTACCCGGGCGCGCTCGACATGCGCTTCCCGACCGCGGTCCGCCCGACCCGTGCGACCCTCCGCGCCCTCTACGAACGCCACGGGCCCCGCCGGGGCCAGGGCCAGGGGCGCGGCCAGGAGCCGAGGCGTCGGCGGGGGCAGGGGCAGGGGCAGGGGCAGGGGTACGTCCCCGAGGCCCGCCACGAGCCCCGCCCGCGTCCCCGGTACGAGTCCCCCTCCCGGTACGAGTCGGGCGCCGGGTACGCGCCCCGGCCCCGGTACTACGAGGACGACGAGTCGGGGCTCGGGCGCGACACCGATGCGGGGGAGTTGCGCGACGACGGGCGCGCGTACGAAGAGGGGCGCGCGTACGAGTCCCGGTCCAGGTACGACGACGGACGCGTGTACGAGTCCCGGTCGGGGTACGACGACGGCCCGGCGCACGACTCGCGGTCCGGGTACGACGACGGTGCCGGGCGTGGGAACCACGGTCGGCGCGATCCGCGTTCCGCGTACGCGAAGGGGCCCACGTCCCCACCGCCGCCGTCCGCCTACGAGGGCGACTGGGAGCTGGATCCCGAGCCGGCCTTCGGGCCCGACGACGAGGGCTACGAGACGGGTTACCAGACGGGTTTCGAGACGGACTACGAGACGGACTACGAGACGGATGACGAGAGGGGTTACGGGACGGGTCACGGCCCGGGGTCCGGGCCCGCCCACGACGAGCCGCACCGCCGCGACAGGGCCGGTGAGGAAGAGTGA